The Eublepharis macularius isolate TG4126 chromosome 8, MPM_Emac_v1.0, whole genome shotgun sequence genome contains a region encoding:
- the LOC129335170 gene encoding thioredoxin-like produces the protein MLKNINNKREFHDFLKKAAANLVVVNFSAKWCGPCKMVRPFVHEFAVRYENVRFCIVDVDLAEDVANCCSIVAMPTFQLYKKEQKIFEITGADVKKLEEKIRELM, from the exons ATGCTGAAGAACATAAATAATAAG AGAGAATTTCACGATTTTTTGAAGAAAGCAGCAGCCAACCTTGTTGTCGTCAACTTTTCAGCAAAATGGTGTGGGCCTTGCAAAATGGTTCGTCCTTTTGTTCAT GAGTTTGCCGTTCGATACGAAAATGTACGGTTCTGCATCGTTGATGTGGATTTGGCAGAG GATGTGGCGAACTGTTGCAGTATTGTTGCCATGCCAACATTTCAGCTGTACAAGAAAGAACAGAAG ATTTTTGAAATAACTGGTGCAGATGTAAAAAAACTAGAGGAGAAGATAAGAGAGCTGATGTGA